A stretch of Desulfurivibrio alkaliphilus AHT 2 DNA encodes these proteins:
- a CDS encoding type Z 30S ribosomal protein S14, producing MAKKSMIAKCNRKQKFKVREYNRCGLCGRPRAYYRKFGVCRICLRNLASNGEIAGVTKSSW from the coding sequence TTGGCTAAGAAATCGATGATCGCTAAATGTAACCGGAAGCAGAAGTTCAAGGTACGTGAGTACAATCGCTGTGGCCTGTGCGGACGGCCGCGGGCTTATTACCGTAAATTCGGGGTCTGCCGGATCTGTCTGCGTAACCTGGCCTCAAACGGCGAGATTGCCGGGGTTACCAAGTCAAGCTGGTAG
- the rplE gene encoding 50S ribosomal protein L5: MAGMRQYYLDECVPQLMKEFGYSNIMEAPKLEKVTLNMGLGEAVQNPKIVESAGRELTLIAGQKAVVTRAKRSIATFKLREGMPIGCRVTLRGDRMYDFLAKLVHVALPRVRDFRGISAKAFDGRGNYSLGIKEHIIFPEIDYDKIDKIKGLNIAITTSAKTDAEGRFLLKAMGMPFKK; the protein is encoded by the coding sequence ATGGCAGGAATGAGACAATATTACCTCGATGAATGTGTTCCCCAACTCATGAAGGAGTTTGGTTACAGCAACATCATGGAGGCTCCGAAGCTGGAAAAGGTGACCCTTAACATGGGCCTTGGCGAAGCCGTGCAAAACCCCAAGATCGTTGAGAGTGCCGGCCGCGAACTGACACTCATTGCCGGGCAGAAGGCGGTGGTGACCAGGGCCAAGCGGTCTATAGCCACCTTCAAACTCCGCGAAGGGATGCCCATTGGCTGCCGGGTAACCCTGCGGGGCGATAGGATGTACGATTTCCTGGCCAAGCTGGTTCATGTGGCTTTGCCCCGGGTCCGCGACTTTCGCGGGATCTCCGCCAAGGCCTTTGATGGCCGGGGAAACTACTCCCTGGGGATCAAGGAACATATCATCTTTCCGGAAATCGACTACGACAAGATTGACAAGATAAAAGGTTTGAACATTGCCATTACGACTTCGGCTAAAACGGATGCCGAAGGCCGTTTCTTGCTGAAGGCGATGGGCATGCCCTTTAAAAAGTAA
- the rplX gene encoding 50S ribosomal protein L24, producing the protein MHNAKTHIKVNDRVEVIAGGDKGRVGKVIRIDRKRGRAVVDKINMIKRHTKPSAQNQQGGIIDKEAPLAISNLMLICPKCAKTSRVGRRVLEDGTRERICKKCGESVEVPA; encoded by the coding sequence ATGCACAACGCTAAAACTCATATCAAGGTTAATGACCGGGTCGAAGTGATCGCCGGTGGTGACAAAGGCCGGGTCGGTAAGGTAATCCGGATCGACCGCAAGCGGGGCCGGGCCGTGGTGGACAAGATCAACATGATCAAGCGCCACACCAAGCCCAGTGCCCAGAATCAGCAGGGCGGAATCATCGATAAGGAAGCGCCTTTGGCCATTTCCAATCTGATGCTGATCTGCCCCAAGTGTGCCAAAACCTCGCGAGTGGGCCGCAGGGTTCTGGAAGACGGCACCCGGGAGAGAATTTGCAAAAAATGTGGTGAGTCCGTAGAGGTTCCGGCCTGA
- the rplN gene encoding 50S ribosomal protein L14 — protein sequence MIQTQTVLNVADNSGAKKVMCIRVLGGTGRRYAGIGDVVVVSVKEAIPNAKVKKGDVVKAVVVRTSKEIRRQDDTTVRFDENSAVLVNNAGDPVGTRIFGPVARELRPKGFMKIVSLAPEVL from the coding sequence ATGATTCAGACACAAACAGTACTTAATGTGGCCGACAACTCCGGGGCCAAGAAAGTGATGTGCATCCGGGTTCTGGGCGGCACCGGCCGGCGCTATGCGGGCATTGGTGATGTGGTGGTGGTTTCGGTTAAAGAGGCGATCCCCAACGCCAAGGTTAAGAAGGGCGATGTGGTCAAGGCCGTGGTGGTTCGGACCAGCAAGGAGATTCGCCGCCAGGATGACACAACAGTGCGCTTCGATGAAAATTCCGCGGTGCTGGTAAACAATGCCGGCGATCCGGTGGGAACCCGTATTTTCGGTCCCGTGGCACGTGAATTGCGGCCCAAGGGCTTTATGAAGATTGTTTCCCTGGCTCCGGAAGTTCTTTAA
- the rpsQ gene encoding 30S ribosomal protein S17 gives MSAEQQGSKKTRVGLVVSNKMDKSIVVQSTTMTPHKLYGKYIRSQTKCMAHDPENLCNVGDRVLVEECRPLSRRKRWRLRAILEKAV, from the coding sequence ATGAGTGCAGAACAGCAAGGTAGCAAGAAAACCAGGGTCGGGCTGGTGGTAAGTAACAAAATGGACAAGAGCATCGTGGTCCAGTCCACCACCATGACCCCCCATAAGCTCTACGGCAAATACATTCGTAGCCAGACCAAATGCATGGCTCATGATCCCGAGAACCTTTGCAATGTCGGTGATCGGGTGCTGGTTGAGGAGTGTCGTCCCTTGAGCCGGCGCAAGCGCTGGCGCCTGCGGGCCATCCTGGAAAAGGCTGTCTGA
- the rpmC gene encoding 50S ribosomal protein L29, with the protein MKIKELRELSGEELASRLRELSEELCRLKFRHGIRPLENTARIRQTRKTISRVKTLLREGSAN; encoded by the coding sequence ATGAAAATCAAGGAACTCCGTGAATTAAGCGGTGAAGAACTGGCTAGCCGGTTGCGCGAACTGTCCGAGGAGTTGTGCCGGTTGAAATTCAGGCACGGAATTCGGCCCCTGGAGAACACCGCCAGGATTCGTCAGACCCGTAAGACCATCAGCCGGGTTAAGACTCTGTTGCGTGAAGGCAGCGCGAACTGA
- the rplP gene encoding 50S ribosomal protein L16 produces the protein MLSPKKVTHRKVFKGRMTGAAHRGSSIAFGQYALKAVGCGWMSARQIEAARIAINRKVKRGGKMWIRVFPDKSYTKKPAETRMGKGKGSPEGWVAVIKPGRILYELSGVDADLAREALRLAANKLPFPTKIIELDTTL, from the coding sequence ATGCTGAGTCCAAAGAAAGTCACCCACAGAAAGGTTTTTAAAGGCCGCATGACCGGTGCAGCGCACCGGGGATCGTCCATTGCTTTTGGCCAGTACGCCCTTAAGGCTGTGGGTTGTGGCTGGATGTCAGCCCGGCAGATCGAGGCCGCACGTATTGCCATCAACCGTAAGGTTAAGCGTGGCGGCAAGATGTGGATTCGGGTTTTTCCGGACAAATCCTATACCAAGAAGCCGGCTGAAACCCGCATGGGTAAAGGTAAAGGCAGCCCCGAAGGCTGGGTGGCTGTGATCAAGCCGGGGCGGATTCTTTACGAGCTGTCCGGGGTAGATGCCGATCTGGCCCGCGAGGCCCTGCGGCTGGCGGCCAATAAGCTGCCGTTTCCCACCAAAATTATCGAGCTGGATACGACGTTATGA
- the rpsC gene encoding 30S ribosomal protein S3, whose amino-acid sequence MGQKVNPIGLRLNIVRTWDSIWYADKDYSRNILEDQDLKKYLKKRLFHAGVSKIQILRTGDKIRVKLHTARPGIVIGKKGSEIDALKADLEKRTGRVCAVDIQEVRRPEADAQLVAENIAQQLERRIAFRRAMKKSVNMALKFGAKGIKVACSGRLGGAEMSRREWYREGRVPLHTLRADIDYGLAEARTTYGIIGVKVWIFKGEVLAEEDYRGVEEQVQA is encoded by the coding sequence TTGGGCCAGAAAGTCAATCCAATCGGTTTGCGGCTGAACATTGTACGGACCTGGGATTCCATTTGGTACGCCGATAAAGATTATTCCAGAAATATTCTGGAGGATCAGGATCTCAAGAAATACCTGAAAAAACGCCTGTTTCATGCTGGTGTTTCTAAAATTCAGATCCTGCGGACCGGAGATAAGATCCGGGTTAAGCTGCATACCGCCCGGCCTGGCATCGTGATCGGCAAGAAGGGCTCCGAGATCGACGCCTTGAAGGCCGACCTGGAGAAGCGTACCGGACGGGTCTGTGCCGTGGATATCCAGGAAGTACGCCGGCCCGAGGCCGACGCCCAGCTGGTGGCGGAAAATATCGCCCAGCAGCTGGAGCGGCGGATCGCCTTTCGCCGGGCGATGAAAAAGTCGGTAAATATGGCCTTGAAGTTTGGTGCCAAAGGGATTAAAGTTGCCTGTTCCGGTCGGTTGGGCGGAGCGGAGATGTCCCGCCGGGAATGGTACCGCGAGGGACGGGTACCCCTGCACACCCTGCGGGCTGATATCGATTACGGTTTGGCCGAGGCCCGTACCACCTACGGGATTATCGGCGTCAAGGTCTGGATTTTCAAAGGCGAGGTCCTTGCTGAAGAGGACTACCGCGGGGTTGAAGAGCAGGTGCAGGCCTGA
- the rplV gene encoding 50S ribosomal protein L22, producing the protein MEAKALVRNIRISPQKARLVADLVRGREVGAALNTLRFMPKKGARILRKLIESAVANASQNETTDVDNLYIKSIHVDGGPMLKRIRPMAMGRAGRILKRTSHITVVLDEQ; encoded by the coding sequence ATGGAAGCTAAAGCGCTGGTCCGGAACATCCGGATCTCACCGCAGAAAGCGCGGTTGGTAGCCGATCTGGTACGGGGCCGCGAGGTGGGTGCCGCGTTGAACACCTTGCGATTCATGCCCAAAAAGGGTGCCAGAATTCTACGCAAGCTTATCGAGTCGGCGGTGGCCAATGCCAGCCAGAATGAGACCACGGATGTGGATAACCTCTACATTAAAAGCATCCATGTCGATGGTGGGCCCATGCTGAAGCGGATCCGCCCCATGGCCATGGGGCGGGCCGGCCGGATTCTCAAGCGGACCAGCCATATCACGGTTGTGCTGGACGAACAATAA
- the rpsS gene encoding 30S ribosomal protein S19, whose product MARSIKKGPFIDDHLMKKVVKAREEGSRKVIQTWSRRSDIIPEMIGLTFAVHNGKKFIPVFVSENMVGHKLGEFSPTRTYYGHAAGKKKK is encoded by the coding sequence GTGGCACGCTCGATTAAAAAAGGACCGTTTATTGATGATCACCTGATGAAGAAGGTGGTCAAGGCCAGAGAAGAAGGATCCCGCAAGGTTATTCAGACCTGGTCGCGGCGTTCGGACATTATCCCGGAGATGATTGGGCTGACCTTTGCCGTCCATAACGGCAAGAAGTTCATTCCGGTGTTTGTTTCTGAAAACATGGTAGGGCATAAGCTGGGCGAGTTTTCGCCCACCCGGACCTACTATGGTCATGCCGCCGGCAAGAAGAAGAAATAA
- the rplB gene encoding 50S ribosomal protein L2, translating to MALKTYKPTSPGRRTLVTVVNENLAKERPVKGLVRSLKKTGGRNNNGRVTCRHQGGGHKRKYRVIDFKRSKVDIPAKVASIEYDPNRSANIALLQYVDGEKRYILSPNGIKVGDVVEAGDNVDIKPGNCLPMGNMPLGSTIHNIEMKIGKGGQLVRSAGGSAQLMAKEGDHVLVKLPSGEVRRLHRRCRASIGQVGNIEHESRKLGKAGRSRWLGRRPEVRGVAMNPVDHPMGGGEGKSSGGRHPCTPWGVPTKGFKTRGRKASDRDIVKKRS from the coding sequence ATGGCACTGAAGACATATAAACCGACATCTCCCGGCCGCCGGACCCTGGTGACCGTGGTAAATGAAAACCTGGCCAAGGAACGCCCGGTTAAGGGGCTGGTGCGCAGTCTGAAAAAAACCGGCGGCCGCAACAACAACGGCCGGGTCACTTGCCGGCACCAGGGCGGTGGCCATAAGCGCAAGTACCGGGTGATCGATTTTAAACGTAGCAAGGTCGATATCCCCGCCAAGGTCGCCAGCATTGAGTACGATCCCAACCGCAGCGCCAATATCGCTCTGCTGCAGTACGTCGACGGCGAGAAGCGCTATATTCTCTCGCCCAACGGGATCAAGGTCGGTGATGTGGTCGAGGCTGGTGACAACGTCGACATTAAGCCCGGCAATTGCCTCCCCATGGGTAATATGCCCCTGGGCAGCACCATTCACAATATCGAGATGAAAATCGGCAAGGGTGGTCAGCTGGTGCGCAGCGCCGGCGGCTCGGCCCAGTTGATGGCCAAGGAAGGCGATCATGTGCTGGTCAAGCTGCCCTCCGGTGAGGTGCGCCGCCTTCATCGCCGTTGCCGGGCCAGTATCGGCCAGGTCGGCAACATCGAACATGAAAGCAGAAAATTGGGCAAGGCGGGTCGCAGCCGCTGGTTGGGACGGCGTCCCGAGGTCCGTGGCGTGGCCATGAACCCGGTTGACCATCCCATGGGCGGTGGCGAAGGCAAGAGCTCCGGTGGCCGGCATCCCTGCACACCTTGGGGTGTGCCGACCAAGGGTTTCAAGACCCGTGGGCGGAAAGCCAGCGATCGCGATATTGTCAAGAAAAGATCCTAA
- the rplW gene encoding 50S ribosomal protein L23 has translation MKNIYEVLKRPRLTEKSMGLQESFNQVVLQVDRRANKSEIKQAVEELFSVKVDKVRTANMTGRRRRMSRYVGRTSDYKKAFVTLSADSKLDFLEEL, from the coding sequence ATGAAAAATATCTACGAGGTGCTCAAGCGTCCCCGTCTGACGGAAAAAAGCATGGGCCTGCAAGAGAGTTTTAATCAGGTGGTGCTGCAGGTGGATCGCCGGGCCAACAAGAGTGAGATCAAGCAAGCGGTGGAAGAGCTGTTCAGTGTTAAGGTGGACAAGGTTCGGACCGCCAATATGACCGGCCGCAGGAGGCGGATGAGCCGTTACGTCGGTCGTACCTCCGACTACAAAAAGGCCTTTGTTACCCTGAGCGCTGATAGCAAGCTGGACTTTCTTGAGGAGCTGTAA
- the rplD gene encoding 50S ribosomal protein L4, producing MAVTEVYNIKKEKVGDVELDDALFGVEVNPHLLHDIVRMQRANRRAGTACTKTRKDVSGSGKKPWRQKGTGRARAGSRKSPVWRGGGTVFGPRPRSYAFSMPRKARKLGLRMALSSRCADNLLVVLDDFQLDEIKTKKFVEVMDGFSIDNALIVVPESIETLERSSRNVPGFKVMPTEGLNVYDILLHKHIVLLQPCIEQLRERLLT from the coding sequence ATGGCGGTTACAGAAGTTTACAATATTAAAAAGGAAAAGGTGGGAGACGTCGAGTTGGACGACGCCCTTTTCGGGGTCGAAGTCAACCCCCATCTTTTGCACGATATAGTGCGGATGCAGCGTGCCAACCGGCGGGCTGGCACCGCCTGCACCAAGACCCGCAAGGACGTAAGTGGCAGCGGAAAAAAACCCTGGCGTCAGAAGGGTACGGGCCGGGCCCGGGCCGGCAGCCGCAAGTCGCCTGTGTGGCGCGGTGGTGGCACTGTTTTCGGCCCTCGCCCGCGCAGCTACGCCTTTTCCATGCCGCGCAAGGCGCGTAAGCTTGGCCTGCGTATGGCGCTTAGCTCGCGCTGTGCCGACAATCTGCTGGTGGTGCTGGATGATTTTCAGTTGGATGAAATCAAGACCAAGAAATTTGTTGAGGTCATGGACGGTTTCTCCATCGATAACGCCCTTATCGTTGTGCCGGAGAGCATTGAAACCCTGGAGCGTTCTTCTCGAAACGTTCCCGGCTTCAAAGTAATGCCCACCGAGGGGCTGAACGTTTATGACATCCTGCTGCACAAGCACATCGTGCTGCTGCAGCCCTGTATTGAGCAACTGCGGGAGAGGCTGCTGACATGA
- the rplC gene encoding 50S ribosomal protein L3: MSKFMGLLGKKMGMTRIFSETGTAIPVTVIEAGPCVVLQKKTLAKEGYNAIQVGFGAKKEQRLNKPEKGHAKAAGKGGFYHIKEFRVADPDAYELGQEISMTEIFNVGELVDVRARSKGRGFQGVVKRHGFKGGRATHGSMFHRRPGAIGCSAWPSRVIKGKKMPGQMGDQFVTKKNCTIVDIRPEQNVLVVKGGVPGAKEGLVQIYKKS, encoded by the coding sequence ATGTCTAAATTTATGGGTTTGCTCGGGAAAAAAATGGGGATGACCCGGATTTTTTCCGAAACAGGTACTGCCATCCCCGTCACCGTGATTGAGGCTGGCCCCTGTGTGGTGCTACAGAAAAAGACCCTGGCCAAAGAAGGTTACAACGCCATCCAGGTCGGCTTCGGCGCAAAGAAGGAGCAGCGGCTCAACAAACCGGAGAAGGGACATGCGAAGGCCGCCGGCAAGGGCGGATTTTATCATATCAAGGAGTTTCGCGTGGCCGATCCCGATGCTTACGAGCTTGGTCAGGAGATTTCCATGACCGAGATTTTCAATGTCGGCGAACTGGTTGATGTGCGCGCGCGCAGCAAGGGCCGTGGCTTTCAGGGTGTAGTCAAGCGCCATGGATTTAAAGGTGGCCGGGCCACCCACGGTTCCATGTTTCACCGGCGCCCCGGTGCCATTGGCTGCAGCGCCTGGCCGAGCCGGGTTATTAAGGGCAAGAAAATGCCCGGACAGATGGGCGATCAGTTTGTCACCAAGAAAAACTGCACCATTGTCGATATCCGACCCGAGCAGAATGTACTGGTCGTAAAAGGTGGAGTTCCCGGCGCCAAAGAGGGCCTGGTTCAGATCTATAAGAAATCGTAA
- the rpsJ gene encoding 30S ribosomal protein S10, giving the protein MNTQKIRIRLKGYDHKLIDQSTGEIVETAKRTGAAVAGPIPLPTSINKFCVLRGPHVDKKSREQFEMRTHRRLLDILEPTQQTIDALMKLELSAGVDVEIKL; this is encoded by the coding sequence ATTAACACCCAGAAGATCCGTATTCGCCTTAAAGGCTATGACCATAAGTTGATTGATCAGTCCACCGGTGAGATCGTGGAGACTGCCAAGCGGACCGGGGCGGCGGTGGCCGGCCCCATCCCGCTGCCGACCTCGATCAACAAGTTTTGTGTACTGCGCGGTCCCCATGTGGACAAGAAGTCACGGGAGCAGTTCGAGATGCGGACCCACCGGCGGCTGCTGGATATTCTCGAACCGACCCAGCAGACCATCGATGCCTTGATGAAGCTGGAGCTCTCCGCCGGTGTTGATGTTGAGATCAAACTCTAA
- the tuf gene encoding elongation factor Tu, with amino-acid sequence MAKEKFERKKPHVNIGTIGHIDHGKTTLTAALTRVLSTKGYANATAFDQIDKAPEEKERGITIATSHVEYESDSRHYAHVDCPGHADYIKNMITGAAQMDGAILVVGADDGPMPQTREHILLARQVGVPSIVVFLNKCDMVDDPELIELVEMELRELLSKYDFPGDDTPIIHGSALKALENPEDEAATKPIWDLVAACDSFIPEPKRDVDLPFLMPVEDVFSISGRGTVATGRIERGVVKVGEEIEIVGIRPTQKTTVTGVEMFRKILDEGQAGDNVGVLLRGTKRDEIERGQVLAKPGSITPHTKFQAECYILSKEEGGRHTPFFNGYRPQFYFRTTDVTGVVTLGEGVEMVMPGDNVTVEAELITPIAMDEGLRFAIREGGRTVGAGVINKIIA; translated from the coding sequence ATGGCAAAAGAGAAATTTGAACGCAAGAAGCCGCATGTCAACATCGGCACCATCGGCCATATCGACCACGGAAAGACGACGCTGACGGCGGCTCTTACCCGGGTGCTGTCGACCAAGGGTTACGCCAACGCAACGGCGTTTGATCAGATTGACAAGGCGCCGGAAGAGAAGGAGCGCGGTATTACCATCGCCACTTCCCATGTGGAGTACGAGTCCGATTCTCGCCACTATGCCCATGTGGACTGCCCGGGTCACGCCGACTATATTAAAAACATGATCACCGGTGCGGCGCAGATGGACGGCGCCATCCTGGTGGTGGGCGCCGACGACGGCCCCATGCCGCAGACCCGGGAGCACATCCTGCTGGCTCGCCAGGTAGGTGTCCCGTCCATCGTGGTATTCCTCAACAAGTGCGACATGGTAGATGATCCGGAGCTGATCGAGCTGGTGGAGATGGAGCTGCGCGAGTTGTTGAGCAAGTACGACTTCCCCGGCGACGATACCCCGATCATCCACGGCAGTGCCCTGAAGGCCCTGGAGAACCCCGAGGACGAAGCGGCCACCAAGCCGATCTGGGACCTGGTTGCAGCCTGCGACAGCTTTATTCCCGAGCCCAAGCGTGACGTGGATCTGCCTTTTCTGATGCCGGTGGAGGACGTGTTCTCCATCTCCGGTCGCGGCACGGTGGCCACCGGTCGGATCGAGCGCGGGGTGGTTAAGGTGGGTGAGGAGATCGAGATTGTCGGTATCCGCCCGACCCAGAAGACCACGGTGACCGGGGTCGAGATGTTCCGCAAGATCCTTGATGAGGGTCAGGCCGGCGACAACGTGGGCGTACTGCTGCGCGGCACCAAGCGTGACGAGATTGAGCGCGGACAGGTTCTGGCCAAGCCGGGGAGCATCACCCCGCACACCAAGTTCCAGGCCGAGTGCTATATTCTGAGCAAGGAAGAAGGTGGCCGCCATACCCCGTTTTTCAACGGTTACCGGCCGCAGTTTTACTTCCGGACCACCGACGTGACCGGGGTTGTGACCCTGGGCGAGGGCGTGGAGATGGTAATGCCCGGTGACAACGTCACCGTCGAAGCCGAACTGATCACCCCCATCGCCATGGATGAGGGCCTGCGCTTTGCCATCCGTGAAGGCGGCCGTACCGTGGGCGCCGGGGTTATTAATAAGATCATCGCTTAA
- the fusA gene encoding elongation factor G codes for MAAEDDLARLRNIGIMAHIDAGKTTTTERILFYTGRSHKMGEVHDGNAIMDWMEQEQERGITITSAATTCTWGEHRVNIIDTPGHVDFTIEVERCLRVLDGAVAVFCAVGGVEPQSETVWRQADNYRVPRIAFINKMDRSGADHGRCLQMMIDRLQAVPLLLQLPVGREENFRGVIDLLSEKMLLFDEASQGAKVLEEPIPADLQEESTAARMALIEKLADFDDGVMEKFLDEQTFTAAELYQAIRAATLKLQVVPVLCGSAFKNKGVQPLLDAVVNYLPSPLDMPPVHGVNQEGEEETRKVGLKEKLCALAFKITSDPFVDNLAYVRVYSGVLKVGGKVYNPLKRKQEKIGRIMRMHSNKREDVKELQAGEIGAVVGLKFTTTGDTLCESGDFFVLDVMEFPESVISVAIEPKGKADEEKLAATLERLAVEDPSFRVRTDPDTGQTIIAGMGELHLDIITDRLLREFKVGVNVGRPQVAYKESISAEARAEVKFDQPTPGGKGQYAHVVLELTPRERGEGFNFVSRVAAEAIPPALVEAVGKSVADSMTSGVLLGFPLIDLEVALVDGSFHEEESTPQAFGIAANMACRQGLLEARPVLLEPLMAVEITVPESFMGEVIADLNGRRAAIIGNDSLGGDLRVMRARVPLAEMFGYSTDLRSATQGRANYAMQFHSYEVVPSHLSEQIIRRVRGLG; via the coding sequence GTGGCGGCAGAGGATGATTTAGCGCGATTGCGTAATATAGGCATCATGGCCCACATCGATGCCGGTAAAACCACGACCACCGAGCGTATCCTGTTTTACACCGGGCGCTCGCACAAGATGGGCGAGGTCCACGATGGCAACGCCATCATGGACTGGATGGAGCAGGAGCAGGAGCGCGGCATCACCATCACCTCCGCCGCCACCACCTGCACCTGGGGCGAGCATCGGGTTAACATCATTGATACCCCGGGGCACGTTGATTTCACCATCGAGGTGGAACGGTGCCTGCGGGTTTTGGATGGTGCGGTGGCCGTCTTTTGTGCCGTCGGCGGGGTTGAGCCCCAGTCGGAAACGGTATGGCGCCAGGCAGACAACTACCGGGTGCCGCGCATAGCCTTCATCAACAAGATGGACCGCAGCGGCGCCGACCATGGGCGCTGTCTGCAAATGATGATCGACCGCTTGCAGGCAGTTCCTCTGCTGCTGCAGCTCCCGGTTGGTCGAGAAGAGAATTTTCGGGGTGTCATCGATCTCCTCAGCGAGAAGATGCTGCTTTTTGATGAGGCCTCGCAGGGGGCCAAGGTTCTTGAAGAACCGATCCCTGCTGATCTGCAAGAAGAGTCTACGGCCGCACGTATGGCCCTGATCGAGAAGTTGGCCGACTTCGATGATGGGGTCATGGAGAAATTCCTGGACGAACAGACGTTCACTGCAGCCGAACTGTATCAGGCAATCCGGGCAGCCACCCTGAAATTGCAGGTGGTGCCGGTGCTGTGTGGCAGCGCCTTTAAGAACAAAGGCGTGCAGCCCCTGCTGGATGCAGTGGTAAACTATTTGCCTTCTCCCCTGGATATGCCACCGGTGCATGGGGTCAACCAGGAGGGTGAGGAGGAGACCCGTAAGGTCGGGCTGAAAGAGAAGCTTTGCGCCCTGGCCTTTAAGATCACCTCCGACCCTTTTGTCGACAACCTTGCTTATGTGCGGGTCTATTCGGGGGTCTTGAAGGTCGGTGGCAAGGTTTACAATCCGCTCAAGCGCAAGCAGGAAAAGATCGGGCGGATCATGCGCATGCACTCCAACAAGCGTGAAGACGTCAAGGAGTTGCAGGCCGGTGAGATTGGTGCTGTGGTTGGCCTCAAGTTCACCACCACCGGAGATACGCTGTGTGAGTCCGGCGATTTTTTTGTCCTGGATGTCATGGAGTTTCCCGAGTCGGTGATCAGCGTGGCCATTGAGCCCAAGGGCAAGGCCGATGAGGAAAAACTGGCCGCCACCCTGGAACGGCTGGCGGTGGAAGACCCATCGTTCAGAGTTCGCACCGACCCCGACACCGGGCAGACCATCATCGCCGGGATGGGCGAACTGCACCTGGACATTATTACCGACCGCCTGCTGCGCGAGTTTAAGGTCGGGGTCAACGTCGGCCGCCCCCAGGTGGCGTACAAAGAGAGCATTTCCGCCGAGGCCAGGGCCGAGGTTAAGTTTGACCAGCCCACCCCCGGCGGTAAAGGCCAGTACGCCCATGTGGTGCTGGAGTTAACCCCCCGGGAGCGCGGCGAGGGTTTCAATTTTGTCAGCCGGGTGGCGGCGGAAGCCATTCCGCCGGCCCTGGTGGAGGCGGTTGGTAAGTCGGTGGCGGACAGCATGACCTCCGGGGTCTTGCTGGGCTTTCCCCTGATTGACCTGGAGGTGGCCCTGGTCGACGGCTCATTCCACGAAGAGGAGTCGACCCCGCAGGCCTTCGGAATCGCCGCCAACATGGCCTGCCGGCAGGGGCTGCTGGAGGCCCGGCCGGTGCTGCTGGAGCCGCTGATGGCGGTGGAGATCACCGTGCCCGAGAGCTTTATGGGCGAGGTTATTGCCGACCTCAACGGCCGTCGGGCCGCCATTATCGGCAATGACAGCCTGGGTGGCGATCTCAGGGTGATGCGGGCCAGGGTGCCGCTGGCCGAGATGTTCGGTTATTCCACCGACCTGCGCTCGGCCACCCAAGGGCGGGCCAACTATGCCATGCAGTTTCACAGTTACGAAGTGGTCCCGAGTCACCTGTCCGAGCAGATTATCCGGCGGGTCCGAGGCCTGGGATAG
- the rpsG gene encoding 30S ribosomal protein S7 encodes MPRRRLVPKRPVDPDPRFNSVMVSKFINRIMLNGKKNTARSIFYDAMDLLESRVKEASPIEVFEGAVDHIRPRVEVKSRRVGGATYQVPVEVRPERRNALAFRWLVNFARQRPGKSMAEKLAAELSDAYQNRGAAVKKKEDTHRMAEANKAFAHYRW; translated from the coding sequence ATGCCGAGACGTAGATTAGTTCCCAAAAGACCGGTAGATCCTGATCCGCGGTTTAACTCCGTGATGGTTTCCAAGTTTATCAACCGGATCATGCTGAACGGTAAGAAAAATACCGCCCGGAGCATTTTTTACGATGCCATGGATCTGTTGGAGTCCCGGGTTAAAGAGGCTTCTCCCATCGAGGTTTTCGAGGGAGCCGTGGATCACATCCGGCCGCGGGTGGAAGTAAAGTCGCGCCGGGTTGGTGGTGCCACCTATCAGGTGCCGGTGGAGGTTCGGCCCGAGCGGCGGAATGCCCTGGCCTTTCGCTGGTTGGTGAATTTCGCCCGGCAACGCCCCGGCAAGTCCATGGCGGAAAAGCTGGCGGCGGAACTGTCCGATGCTTATCAGAATCGCGGCGCGGCGGTAAAGAAAAAGGAAGACACCCATCGGATGGCCGAGGCCAACAAGGCCTTCGCCCACTACCGCTGGTAG